In Halarcobacter bivalviorum, a genomic segment contains:
- the hisS gene encoding histidine--tRNA ligase, whose translation MANIQSLRGMNDILNEDSKYFTYFIENASRIAKNYGFSYIETPILEETALFKRSVGESSDIVNKEMYQFIDKGENDVCLRPEGTAGVVRSFVENKFDRAGGSYRWFYYGPMFRYERPQKGRLRQFHQFGCEVFGQASVYEDANIIMMLKDILDFFGIKFKLQLNSLGCPTCMPVYRENLIKHLTSFKEELCEDCNRRIETNPIRVLDCKNENCQKLLYNAPKITNNLCENCDTDFEKLKEILDFNGIDYVIDTNLVRGLDYYSQTAFEFTSDEIGAQSAIAGGGRYDKLVEFLGGRETPGIGFAIGIERLLELIKIKEQDEEIIYLGAMDEKALNQLTKIANKKRETTKTIMEYTPRGFSKHFKIAEKHGANIVALVGENELNDNTIYIKNIKTQEEKTIKVEDF comes from the coding sequence ATGGCTAATATTCAAAGTTTAAGAGGAATGAATGATATTTTAAATGAAGATAGTAAATACTTTACCTACTTTATTGAAAATGCATCAAGAATTGCTAAAAACTATGGTTTTTCTTATATTGAAACACCTATTCTTGAAGAGACAGCTTTATTTAAAAGATCTGTAGGAGAAAGCTCTGATATTGTAAATAAAGAGATGTATCAATTCATAGATAAAGGTGAAAATGATGTGTGTCTTAGACCTGAAGGAACAGCTGGTGTTGTAAGAAGTTTTGTTGAAAATAAATTTGATAGAGCTGGTGGTTCATATAGATGGTTTTATTATGGGCCAATGTTTAGATATGAAAGACCTCAAAAAGGAAGACTAAGACAATTCCACCAATTTGGTTGTGAAGTATTTGGGCAAGCTTCAGTGTATGAAGATGCAAACATTATTATGATGTTAAAAGATATTTTAGATTTCTTTGGTATTAAGTTTAAATTACAACTAAACTCTTTAGGTTGTCCAACTTGTATGCCTGTGTATAGAGAAAATCTAATTAAGCATTTAACAAGTTTTAAAGAAGAGCTTTGTGAAGACTGTAATAGAAGGATTGAAACTAATCCAATTAGAGTTTTAGATTGTAAAAATGAAAACTGTCAAAAACTATTATACAATGCTCCAAAAATCACTAATAATCTATGTGAAAATTGTGATACAGACTTTGAAAAATTAAAAGAGATTTTAGACTTTAATGGTATTGATTATGTTATAGATACAAATCTAGTTAGAGGTTTAGATTACTACTCTCAAACTGCTTTTGAATTTACTTCAGATGAAATTGGAGCTCAAAGTGCAATTGCAGGTGGAGGAAGATATGATAAACTTGTTGAGTTTTTAGGTGGAAGAGAAACTCCTGGAATTGGATTTGCAATTGGAATTGAAAGATTATTGGAACTAATTAAAATAAAAGAGCAAGATGAAGAGATAATTTATCTTGGGGCAATGGATGAAAAAGCATTAAATCAATTAACAAAAATTGCAAATAAAAAAAGAGAAACTACTAAAACTATTATGGAATATACACCAAGAGGTTTTAGTAAGCACTTTAAAATTGCTGAAAAGCATGGTGCAAATATTGTAGCTTTAGTTGGAGAAAATGAACTAAATGATAATACAATTTATATAAAAAATATTAAAACACAAGAAGAAAAAACTATAAAAGTAGAGGATTTTTAA
- the speA gene encoding biosynthetic arginine decarboxylase, with the protein MHTYGIDIWGEDNFIIENGLAKLNYASKPALVDIVRDIREQDFKGPLLLRFPHLTRLQIEKLYTLYNNAINEYDYKGKFNAVFPLKVNQLPNFLLPLIKSGEEFGYGLEAGSKAELFLAMTYNKIGAPITINGFKDKEMIHLAFIAKKMGHNITVIIEGLNELKMILEVEKETSLPTPNVGIRVRLFNSGGGAWAKSGGIDSKFGLSSTEILEAYELLKSNNLLHYLTMIHFHIGSAMTNIKPLKKALKESGHIYAELKNMGATNLKAINIGGGLAVEYSQYHRTTQYHLQEFANDVIFTLKNIAKQKGVEEPNIFTESGRFISANSTVLVTPVLELFSAEYELSNLRLKEENPPLIEELNELYKDMNGKTALEYMHDSMDHLESLLKLFDLGYIDLQDRSNAEILAQLIIKKAISLLEIADYEELKRIDNKIQEKYLLNFSIFQSLPDFWGINQEFPIMPITHLDKKPTRSASLWDITCDSDGEIEFNAKKPLYLHDVNLEKEEYYLAFFNVGAYQDTLGMRHNLFSHPTEVNVVFENNELKLEKIIESQKIIDILEDIDYDTKEIKKILKSSLDKSTYVILKKYLNENSYLKTSWSH; encoded by the coding sequence TTGCACACTTATGGAATAGATATTTGGGGTGAAGATAACTTCATTATTGAAAATGGATTAGCTAAATTAAATTATGCATCAAAACCAGCATTAGTTGATATTGTAAGAGATATTAGAGAACAAGATTTCAAAGGACCTCTTCTTCTTAGATTTCCTCACTTGACAAGATTACAAATAGAGAAACTATATACTCTTTATAATAATGCAATAAATGAGTATGATTATAAAGGAAAATTTAATGCAGTTTTTCCTTTAAAAGTTAATCAACTTCCAAACTTTTTATTACCTCTAATAAAATCAGGTGAAGAGTTTGGTTATGGATTAGAAGCAGGAAGTAAAGCAGAACTATTTTTAGCAATGACTTATAATAAAATAGGTGCACCTATTACAATAAATGGATTCAAAGATAAAGAGATGATTCATTTAGCTTTTATTGCAAAAAAAATGGGACACAATATTACTGTTATTATTGAAGGTTTAAATGAATTAAAAATGATTTTAGAAGTTGAAAAAGAGACTTCTTTACCAACACCAAATGTAGGAATTAGAGTAAGACTATTTAATAGTGGTGGTGGAGCTTGGGCTAAATCAGGAGGAATTGATTCAAAATTTGGATTAAGTTCTACTGAGATTTTAGAAGCTTATGAATTATTAAAAAGCAATAATCTTCTTCACTATCTAACAATGATTCATTTCCATATTGGTTCAGCAATGACAAATATTAAACCACTAAAAAAGGCTTTAAAAGAATCAGGTCATATTTATGCTGAACTAAAAAACATGGGTGCTACAAACTTAAAAGCAATTAATATTGGTGGTGGATTAGCAGTTGAATATTCTCAATATCATAGAACAACACAATATCATCTACAAGAGTTTGCAAATGATGTAATCTTTACATTAAAAAATATTGCAAAACAAAAAGGTGTAGAAGAACCAAATATCTTTACAGAATCAGGAAGATTCATCTCTGCAAATAGTACAGTTTTAGTAACTCCTGTATTAGAACTTTTTTCAGCAGAGTATGAATTAAGTAACTTAAGACTAAAAGAAGAAAACCCTCCTTTAATTGAAGAGTTAAATGAATTATATAAAGATATGAATGGTAAAACTGCTCTAGAATATATGCATGATAGTATGGACCACTTAGAGTCACTATTAAAACTTTTTGATTTAGGTTATATTGATTTACAAGATAGAAGTAATGCAGAAATTTTAGCTCAGCTAATTATCAAAAAAGCAATTAGTTTACTTGAAATTGCTGATTATGAAGAGTTGAAAAGAATAGATAATAAAATTCAAGAAAAATATCTTTTAAATTTCTCTATTTTCCAATCTCTTCCAGATTTCTGGGGAATAAATCAAGAATTCCCTATTATGCCTATCACTCATCTTGATAAGAAACCTACAAGAAGTGCTTCTTTATGGGATATTACTTGTGATAGTGATGGAGAAATTGAGTTTAATGCAAAAAAACCTCTATATTTACACGATGTAAACCTTGAAAAAGAGGAGTATTATCTTGCATTTTTTAATGTAGGAGCATACCAAGATACTTTAGGTATGAGACATAATCTATTTTCTCATCCTACTGAAGTGAATGTAGTTTTTGAAAATAATGAATTAAAACTAGAAAAGATAATTGAATCACAAAAAATTATTGATATTCTAGAAGATATTGATTACGATACAAAAGAGATAAAAAAGATACTAAAAAGTAGCCTTGATAAAAGTACTTATGTAATTTTAAAGAAATACCTAAATGAGAACAGTTATTTAAAAACTTCATGGAGTCATTAA
- the cysE gene encoding serine O-acetyltransferase, giving the protein MREQEDKNIHEQIKQRVLEEQKKLSLWKQIKEDFSVPKLNDPALDSSFELFFNYPGVWAIINHRLANRLYLKGWKKLARAITGFGSLFTKTDIHPAATIGRRVFIDHAIGVVIGATTIIEDDVLIYQGVTLGGVSLDKGKRHPTIRSNAVIGSGAKVLGNIIIDKNSKVGANSVVVCNVPKNSTAVGVPAKIIKKDKKNCKLAHDDLPDINKEMFKYLIERIHILEEALKEEDGIDVSDKDKKLEEDYNKFINAMNSIKK; this is encoded by the coding sequence ATGAGGGAACAAGAAGATAAAAATATACACGAGCAAATAAAACAAAGAGTTTTAGAAGAACAAAAGAAACTCTCTTTATGGAAACAAATAAAAGAGGATTTTTCTGTTCCTAAACTAAATGACCCTGCTTTAGATTCTAGTTTTGAACTATTTTTTAATTATCCAGGTGTTTGGGCAATTATAAATCATAGACTTGCAAATAGATTATATTTAAAGGGTTGGAAGAAACTAGCAAGAGCAATTACTGGTTTTGGTTCTTTATTTACAAAAACAGATATTCATCCTGCTGCTACTATTGGTAGAAGAGTGTTTATTGACCATGCTATTGGAGTTGTTATTGGTGCAACTACAATTATTGAAGATGATGTACTTATTTATCAAGGAGTAACCTTAGGTGGAGTTAGTCTTGATAAAGGGAAACGTCACCCAACAATTAGATCAAATGCAGTTATTGGAAGTGGTGCTAAAGTACTAGGGAATATCATTATAGATAAAAACTCTAAAGTTGGTGCTAACTCTGTAGTTGTTTGTAATGTTCCTAAAAACTCTACTGCAGTTGGAGTTCCTGCAAAAATTATTAAAAAAGATAAGAAAAACTGCAAACTTGCACATGATGATTTACCAGATATCAATAAAGAGATGTTTAAATATCTTATTGAAAGAATTCATATTTTAGAAGAGGCTCTAAAAGAAGAAGATGGTATAGATGTAAGTGATAAAGATAAAAAATTAGAAGAAGATTATAATAAGTTTATAAATGCAATGAACTCTATAAAAAAGTAA
- a CDS encoding sulfite exporter TauE/SafE family protein translates to MIELLLFGTMTGFISGFFGVGGGMVLVPMLLFTGFVMKEAVAISIMQMVFSSIYGSFLNSKKAKDVLKDGLIIGIGGFFGGLQSGYIITNVSNEVLQYIFIAILFYSIVSIFKSPAQIHEDEKKSSNKLFLFIVGALIGAIAMSIGVGGSILLTPLLVRFLNYDLKKATSLGLFFVIFSSVAGFTSLSLSNQMLFQEGATVGIASLIGVYFGIKLKNSIKSTSYKKYILILYLVIFISMVYKVV, encoded by the coding sequence ATGATTGAACTTCTACTATTTGGAACAATGACTGGATTTATCTCAGGCTTCTTTGGAGTTGGAGGGGGAATGGTACTTGTTCCAATGCTTTTATTTACTGGGTTTGTTATGAAAGAAGCTGTTGCAATCTCTATTATGCAAATGGTTTTTTCTTCAATTTATGGTTCTTTTCTAAATTCTAAAAAAGCTAAAGATGTTTTAAAAGATGGTTTAATAATTGGAATTGGTGGCTTTTTTGGTGGACTTCAAAGTGGTTATATTATTACTAATGTTTCAAATGAAGTTCTACAATATATATTTATAGCTATTTTATTTTACTCAATAGTTTCTATCTTTAAATCTCCTGCTCAAATCCATGAAGATGAAAAGAAAAGTAGTAATAAACTTTTTTTATTTATTGTAGGTGCTTTAATTGGAGCAATTGCCATGAGTATTGGAGTTGGAGGTTCAATTTTATTAACTCCCCTACTTGTTAGATTTTTAAACTATGATTTAAAAAAAGCTACTTCTTTAGGACTATTTTTCGTAATCTTCTCTTCTGTAGCAGGATTTACTTCTTTATCTCTAAGTAATCAAATGCTTTTCCAAGAAGGAGCAACCGTTGGTATTGCTTCTTTAATTGGAGTATATTTTGGAATAAAACTAAAAAATAGTATAAAATCAACTTCTTACAAAAAGTATATTCTTATTTTATATCTTGTAATTTTTATTTCAATGGTTTATAAAGTAGTTTAA
- the acnA gene encoding aconitate hydratase AcnA, whose protein sequence is MNKYINSFEIENEKFYYFDIRRVISENSELSKLPIVLKILLELNLRNAKDEFEFNEIVKVFKSREAKDIYFYPSRVILQDYTGIPILIDLASIRDSLQKSNKDVLKVNPKIMVDLVIDHSLDFDNSDELTEELNKEKYEFIKWAQKSFSNLRVVPPGSGICHQVNLEYLSTIIHLDIIDNKNFIYPETIIGTDSNTNMINSLGVLGWSVNELEIKSSILGMPIKFKLPKVVGVNIHGKLKEGITSSDLVLTLTSILKEHDIKGKLVEFYGEGLKHLTLEDRSTISNMAPEYNAISSFFAIDNKTIEYFNKTRASEDYSQLLKEYLQRQELFYSDEVLDFDEVIDLDLEKLIPSIAGPNNVQNSVSIDELKEQQINKSGSYLKDLDIVIASITSCTTTSNPYLILHAALVAKKAYEFGLHTKEYIKKSFSPGSMAIKRFLVELDLMKYLEHLGFYIVGYSCQNLGSLEDKFEFDIKDNKLDVCSITSGSKNFEKRVNTLVKYNYLSSPSLVVIYSIIGTTKFDLFDNVISTIDDKDIYLKDLWPSSKEVGEYMSKLDYTLYKEIYKDIYKGNEFWQKLEVEATSTYNWNKESIQIQALSFYEELNLDDIEILDAGVLTLLEDNISSSLIAPMGQISLYSQAAKYLEKRGVKSFEYNSFESRKANAHIQLRAAFDNPKVKNKMVSKEGGYTIDYETSEIVSIFEKAEKFKKLDKPLLIFAGENFGIGEKREWAVKSIKLLGVKAIIAKSFDEEYRKSLIYYGVLPLEFLEDDIDSLKLKGDENISILADKIKVEGKVKAYINRGFDEVVVRLKIRIDTQEEVEYYKKGGVLPFLLNS, encoded by the coding sequence TTGAATAAGTATATAAATAGTTTTGAAATAGAGAATGAGAAGTTCTACTATTTTGATATTAGAAGAGTAATTAGTGAAAATAGTGAGTTATCAAAATTACCAATAGTTTTAAAAATTTTACTAGAGTTAAACTTACGAAATGCAAAAGATGAGTTTGAGTTTAATGAGATAGTAAAGGTTTTTAAAAGTAGGGAGGCTAAAGATATATATTTTTATCCTTCAAGGGTTATCTTACAAGATTATACGGGAATACCTATATTAATAGATTTAGCTTCAATAAGAGACTCTTTACAAAAGAGCAATAAAGATGTTTTAAAGGTCAATCCTAAAATAATGGTTGATTTAGTTATTGATCACTCTTTAGATTTTGATAATAGTGATGAGCTAACTGAAGAGTTAAATAAAGAGAAGTATGAGTTTATAAAATGGGCTCAAAAATCTTTTAGCAACTTAAGAGTTGTTCCTCCTGGTTCTGGAATTTGTCATCAAGTTAATTTAGAATATCTTTCAACAATCATACATTTAGATATTATAGATAATAAAAATTTTATATATCCAGAAACAATTATTGGTACTGACTCTAATACTAATATGATTAACTCTTTAGGTGTCTTAGGTTGGAGTGTAAATGAACTAGAAATAAAGAGTTCAATTTTAGGAATGCCTATTAAGTTTAAATTACCAAAGGTAGTTGGAGTAAATATCCATGGAAAACTAAAAGAGGGAATAACTTCTTCTGATTTAGTTTTAACTCTAACAAGTATTTTAAAAGAGCATGATATAAAAGGTAAATTAGTAGAGTTTTATGGAGAAGGATTAAAGCATCTGACTTTAGAAGATAGGTCTACTATTTCTAATATGGCACCTGAGTATAATGCAATCTCTTCTTTTTTTGCAATAGATAATAAAACAATTGAATATTTTAACAAAACAAGAGCAAGTGAAGATTATTCTCAATTATTAAAAGAGTATTTACAAAGACAAGAACTTTTTTATAGTGATGAGGTTTTAGATTTTGATGAAGTAATTGATTTAGATTTAGAAAAATTAATACCTTCTATTGCAGGACCTAATAATGTTCAAAATAGTGTTTCTATTGATGAGTTAAAAGAGCAACAAATAAATAAGAGTGGTTCTTATTTAAAAGACTTAGATATAGTTATTGCTTCAATAACTTCTTGTACTACAACTTCAAATCCTTATTTAATATTACATGCAGCTTTAGTTGCTAAAAAAGCTTATGAGTTTGGACTACATACAAAAGAGTATATAAAGAAATCTTTTTCTCCAGGTTCAATGGCTATAAAAAGATTTTTAGTAGAACTTGATTTGATGAAGTACTTAGAGCATTTAGGTTTTTATATAGTAGGCTACTCTTGTCAAAATCTTGGAAGTTTAGAGGATAAGTTTGAATTTGATATTAAAGATAATAAATTAGATGTATGTTCAATAACTTCAGGAAGTAAAAACTTTGAAAAAAGAGTTAATACTTTAGTAAAATATAACTACTTAAGTTCTCCTTCGTTAGTTGTAATTTACTCTATAATAGGAACTACAAAGTTTGACCTTTTTGATAATGTTATTAGTACTATAGATGATAAAGATATTTACTTAAAAGATTTATGGCCAAGTAGTAAAGAAGTAGGAGAGTATATGAGTAAGTTGGATTATACTTTATATAAAGAGATTTACAAAGATATATATAAAGGTAATGAGTTCTGGCAAAAACTAGAAGTTGAAGCTACTTCTACTTATAATTGGAATAAAGAGTCTATACAAATACAAGCCTTATCTTTTTATGAAGAGTTAAATTTAGATGATATAGAGATTTTAGATGCAGGAGTACTTACTCTTTTAGAAGATAATATCTCTTCTTCTTTAATAGCCCCAATGGGACAAATCTCTCTTTATTCTCAAGCTGCTAAATATTTAGAAAAAAGAGGTGTTAAGTCTTTTGAATATAATAGTTTCGAAAGTAGAAAAGCAAATGCTCATATTCAATTAAGAGCAGCATTTGATAATCCTAAAGTAAAAAATAAAATGGTTTCAAAAGAGGGTGGATATACAATTGATTATGAAACAAGTGAGATAGTTTCAATTTTTGAAAAAGCTGAAAAGTTTAAAAAACTTGATAAACCTTTACTTATTTTCGCTGGCGAAAATTTTGGAATAGGAGAAAAAAGAGAGTGGGCAGTAAAAAGTATAAAACTATTAGGAGTAAAAGCTATTATTGCAAAATCTTTTGATGAAGAGTATAGAAAGAGTTTAATATATTATGGAGTTTTACCTTTAGAATTTTTAGAAGATGATATTGACTCTTTAAAATTGAAAGGTGATGAAAATATTTCTATCTTAGCAGATAAAATAAAAGTTGAAGGAAAAGTAAAAGCATATATAAATAGAGGTTTCGATGAGGTAGTTGTTAGATTAAAAATAAGGATTGATACTCAAGAAGAAGTAGAATATTATAAAAAAGGAGGAGTTCTTCCTTTTTTATTAAATAGTTAA
- the uvrA gene encoding excinuclease ABC subunit UvrA, whose amino-acid sequence MQDTIKIFNAKENNLKNINLEIPKNKLVVFTGLSGSGKSTLAFDTLYAEGQRRYIESLSAYARQFLDKVGKPDVERIEGLTPAIAIDQKTTSKNPRSTVGTITEVYDYFRLLYARVGKQHCHKCGEPISQMSASDVIAQVLTLPENSKIVILAPLVNRKKGTFADLLESLRGKGYVRAMIDGVMARLDEDIELEKNKMHTIKVVIDRVVVKDENKDRIAQDVEKGLKESFGELEVEVMNHEEVGCDKHIHYSEHMACFDCKISFEPLEPLSFSFNSPKGACTSCDGLGIRYTLDMKKVINEELPLEDGAIKIIYGFNKGYYFKMLMAYCEAANIDITIPFAELPEHQKKSVLHGGIEEAKFTWKRHNLTRKWEGIVKIAYDMIKDEKEMAEFMTEKICSDCGGNRLKPSSQSVFVAKKTIADIINKPIEEAHKFFQDEKNFEYFSDQEKMISAPILKEIKERIFFLYDVGLGYITLGRDARTISGGEAQRIRVASQIGSGLTGVMYVLDEPSIGLHERDTSKLIKTLKALQEKGNTVIVVEHDKETIEAADYIVDIGPKAGKYGGEIVFAGTLKQMNKAKTLTAQYVSGKKKIDYVHNRPQEDFIKIKNVTINNIKNLDVQLPLKNLVSITGVSGSGKSSLILQTLLPVAKELLNHARKVKKVDGVEIEGLEKLDKVIYLDQSPIGRTPRSNPATYTGLMDEIRTLFSKTKEAQLRGYKIGRFSFNVKGGRCEKCQGEGEIKIEMHFLPDIMVKCDDCQGQRYNAQTLEILYKGKNISDVLNMSVDEALEFFVKVPKIKAKLQTLSDVGLGYITLGQNAVTLSGGEAQRIKLSKELSKKDTGNTLYVLDEPTTGLHFADVDRLTKVLHHLVEVGNSVLVIEHNLDIIKNSDWVIDMGPEGGSKGGKVVAEGTPEELAANHKKTNSYTGYYLDKEINS is encoded by the coding sequence ATGCAAGATACAATTAAAATTTTTAATGCCAAAGAAAACAATTTAAAAAATATAAACTTAGAAATACCAAAGAATAAATTAGTTGTATTTACAGGACTTAGTGGTTCTGGTAAATCAACTTTAGCTTTTGATACTTTATATGCAGAGGGACAAAGAAGATATATTGAATCACTTTCTGCTTATGCTAGACAATTCTTAGATAAAGTGGGTAAACCAGATGTTGAAAGAATTGAAGGTTTAACACCTGCTATTGCTATTGATCAAAAAACAACTTCTAAAAATCCAAGGTCAACTGTTGGAACTATTACTGAAGTTTATGACTACTTTAGACTTTTATATGCAAGAGTAGGAAAACAACATTGTCATAAATGTGGAGAACCTATCTCTCAAATGAGTGCTTCTGATGTAATAGCACAAGTTTTAACTCTACCTGAAAACTCAAAAATTGTAATTTTAGCTCCCCTTGTAAATAGAAAGAAAGGAACTTTTGCAGATTTACTTGAAAGCCTTAGAGGTAAAGGTTATGTAAGAGCTATGATTGATGGTGTAATGGCAAGACTTGATGAAGATATTGAGCTTGAAAAAAATAAAATGCATACAATCAAAGTTGTAATTGATAGAGTTGTTGTAAAAGATGAAAACAAAGATAGAATTGCACAAGATGTTGAGAAAGGATTAAAAGAATCTTTTGGAGAATTGGAAGTAGAAGTTATGAATCATGAAGAAGTAGGATGTGATAAACATATTCACTACTCTGAACATATGGCTTGTTTTGATTGTAAAATCTCTTTTGAACCTTTAGAACCTCTATCATTCTCTTTTAACTCTCCCAAAGGAGCTTGTACTTCTTGTGATGGTTTAGGAATTAGATATACCCTTGATATGAAAAAAGTAATCAATGAAGAGTTACCATTAGAAGATGGAGCTATTAAGATTATTTATGGTTTTAATAAAGGTTACTACTTTAAAATGCTTATGGCATATTGTGAAGCTGCTAATATTGATATAACTATACCTTTTGCAGAATTACCAGAACATCAGAAAAAATCTGTTTTACATGGGGGAATTGAAGAAGCAAAATTTACTTGGAAAAGACATAACCTTACTAGAAAATGGGAAGGTATAGTAAAAATTGCCTATGATATGATTAAAGATGAAAAAGAGATGGCAGAATTCATGACTGAAAAAATCTGTTCAGATTGTGGAGGAAACAGACTTAAACCATCATCTCAAAGTGTATTTGTAGCAAAAAAAACTATTGCTGATATTATTAATAAACCTATTGAAGAAGCACATAAATTTTTCCAAGATGAAAAAAACTTTGAATATTTCTCTGACCAAGAAAAGATGATTTCTGCTCCTATTTTAAAAGAGATAAAAGAGAGAATCTTTTTTTTATATGATGTAGGATTAGGATATATTACGCTAGGACGTGATGCAAGAACTATTTCAGGTGGAGAAGCACAAAGAATTCGTGTTGCTTCACAAATTGGTTCGGGACTTACAGGAGTTATGTATGTACTTGATGAACCGTCAATTGGTCTTCATGAAAGAGATACAAGTAAACTTATTAAAACACTTAAAGCATTACAAGAAAAAGGTAATACGGTAATTGTTGTAGAACATGATAAGGAGACAATTGAAGCAGCTGACTATATTGTGGATATTGGTCCAAAGGCTGGTAAATATGGTGGAGAAATTGTATTTGCTGGAACATTAAAACAGATGAATAAAGCAAAAACTTTAACTGCGCAATATGTAAGTGGAAAGAAAAAGATTGATTATGTTCATAATAGACCACAAGAGGATTTTATAAAAATCAAAAATGTAACTATTAACAATATTAAAAACCTTGATGTACAACTACCTCTTAAAAACCTTGTATCAATTACAGGGGTTTCTGGTTCTGGTAAATCATCTTTAATTTTACAAACTCTACTTCCAGTTGCAAAAGAGTTATTAAACCATGCAAGAAAAGTAAAAAAAGTAGATGGGGTAGAGATTGAAGGTTTAGAAAAACTTGATAAAGTAATCTACCTTGACCAAAGTCCTATTGGTAGAACACCAAGATCAAATCCTGCAACTTATACAGGTCTTATGGATGAGATTAGAACTCTCTTTTCTAAAACTAAAGAGGCGCAACTTAGAGGCTATAAGATTGGAAGATTCTCATTTAACGTAAAAGGTGGAAGGTGTGAGAAGTGTCAAGGAGAAGGAGAAATCAAAATTGAAATGCACTTCTTACCAGATATTATGGTTAAATGTGATGATTGTCAAGGACAAAGATATAATGCACAAACTTTAGAGATTCTATATAAGGGTAAGAATATCTCAGATGTACTTAATATGAGTGTCGATGAAGCTTTAGAGTTTTTTGTAAAGGTACCTAAAATAAAAGCAAAACTACAAACACTTTCAGATGTTGGACTTGGATATATTACTTTAGGACAAAATGCAGTTACCCTTTCAGGTGGAGAAGCACAAAGAATTAAACTATCAAAAGAATTAAGTAAAAAAGATACAGGAAATACTCTTTATGTATTAGATGAACCAACTACTGGTTTACATTTTGCAGATGTTGATAGATTAACAAAAGTATTACATCATCTTGTTGAAGTAGGAAACTCTGTACTTGTAATTGAACATAACTTAGATATTATCAAAAATTCTGACTGGGTAATTGATATGGGACCAGAAGGTGGAAGTAAAGGTGGAAAAGTTGTAGCAGAAGGTACACCTGAAGAGTTAGCAGCAAATCATAAAAAAACAAACTCTTACACTGGATACTATTTAGATAAAGAGATAAACTCTTAA
- a CDS encoding hemolysin family protein, which translates to MELLIFLFIAVIGISFLCSVLESVILSTNFSYISVLENKNPDTGKLLKSLKTDIDSSIASILILNTIANTLGATAIGVQAQNVFSGDKTLVMFVSIFLTFAILFFAEIIPKTIGAVYWKQLAPLAARIIKFFIFFTYPLIKTTQFVTRKIKGKETSDSISREELIHTTLLSEEEGVIGDLESDIIENTLTLNEIKIKEILTPRSVMYSVNKDSIIKDILEDKRTYKFSRVPVYDETIDNIVGVVLTKKLFKQAIRDKNATMESIMKPVFALNENIPVGKALSKFIQKKEHMFIVLDNYDQTEGIITLEDCIETLLGLEIMDELDTTADMRRLALNKMKAKRKERASKEA; encoded by the coding sequence ATGGAACTTTTAATATTCCTCTTTATTGCCGTTATTGGTATTTCTTTTTTATGTTCAGTTTTAGAATCTGTGATTCTCTCGACAAACTTTTCATATATCTCAGTTTTAGAAAATAAAAATCCTGATACAGGAAAACTTCTTAAAAGTTTAAAAACAGATATTGATAGTTCAATTGCTTCAATTTTAATTCTTAATACTATTGCAAACACTTTAGGTGCAACTGCTATTGGGGTACAAGCACAAAATGTATTTAGTGGAGACAAAACATTAGTAATGTTTGTGTCTATCTTTCTAACATTTGCAATTTTATTTTTTGCTGAAATTATTCCAAAAACAATTGGTGCAGTATATTGGAAACAATTAGCTCCACTTGCAGCAAGAATTATTAAGTTTTTTATATTTTTTACATATCCTTTAATTAAAACAACTCAGTTTGTTACTAGAAAAATTAAAGGAAAAGAGACAAGTGATTCAATTTCAAGAGAAGAACTAATTCATACAACACTACTTAGTGAAGAAGAAGGTGTTATCGGTGATTTGGAATCAGATATTATTGAAAATACTCTAACATTAAATGAGATAAAAATCAAAGAAATCTTGACACCAAGATCAGTTATGTACTCTGTTAATAAAGATTCTATAATAAAAGATATTTTAGAAGATAAAAGAACATACAAATTCTCAAGAGTTCCTGTATATGATGAAACTATTGATAATATTGTAGGTGTTGTTCTTACTAAAAAACTTTTTAAACAAGCGATTAGAGATAAAAATGCTACTATGGAATCTATTATGAAACCAGTTTTTGCCTTAAATGAAAATATTCCCGTAGGAAAAGCTTTAAGCAAGTTTATTCAAAAGAAAGAGCATATGTTTATCGTTCTTGATAACTATGACCAAACAGAAGGTATTATTACATTAGAAGATTGTATTGAGACCTTACTTGGTTTAGAAATTATGGATGAACTTGATACTACAGCAGATATGAGAAGACTTGCTTTAAATAAAATGAAAGCAAAAAGAAAGGAAAGAGCATCGAAAGAAGCATAA